In Primulina tabacum isolate GXHZ01 unplaced genomic scaffold, ASM2559414v2 Contig1406, whole genome shotgun sequence, the sequence TGTATCCCAACACTTTTGATAGAAAGCCAAGGTAACCGTCCGGCCCTGGAGCTTTCAATCCATCGCTTTTTTAATCTCTTCCTCAAAAATGGAATCTCCAACTCCTCTGCTTCAAGCCTATCTAAAGGGCTCCACTCCAACCCGTCGAAACCCCCCATCACCATCCGATTTCCTATAAAGATTCTTGTAAAACCGATAATGGTCTCTTCAATCTGGCTCTCCTCCATAACCACAGACCCATCCTCCAATTCCACCTTATCTATCACTGACCTGTTCCTTCGATTATTTAGTAAGGCATGGAAAGATTTGGAATTTTAATTCCAAGAAAGACAGGTCATGCAGTCTTAATTCCCCGATCAAATTGTCAAAACACGACATGCTCGTAGTATTTGAAAGCCTATTTGTCACGTCCCGAGACCGAgacgtcggtgacatccggcattgttaaTCAAAAAACAATAAGACTCGTAGCAAATAGCTAAATACCagtctatttcataaaattccatTGTCTTTATATTAAAGGAAAAATACAGAGGTTGCGAAGCGAAAAGTACAAACATTACTAAGAAAGACAAAGGAACACTAATGGGCTTGAACATCCAGAACTTGAATTACTTCCTTCTAATTCTTTACCATCCCTAGAActgctcctgctcctgctccttATGTTTTACATGTTATTCATTTTCATCTGGAGAGGGACGTAAGGGAGGTGagcgttttgggaaacactcagcaagcgGAGCCGATCGAATACCAGAAAACATTTGATACATAATACTTTGAAACATTCTTCTTTTTACGTAGCAGTATATCAAAGTTGAATGCATAGTTGTCAAGGGCACAAGGCGCACCGAGGCACACAAGGGCTCTGGAGCCTGAGGCGCAGGCGCAAGGCGCGCGCCTTATCGAAGCAAGGcgcacattttttattttttaaaaaaatatatttatcttagaataatatattaaaatatgaaataattaagTCACAATGTCACCAaaacaacaaataattaataagtTCATAATAATAAGTAACACGATTAAAATTCTTCAATCATCCAAATCAAGTTCATCTTCTTCCATCAAATCATTAGAGTCCCTAGAACTTTCGGTCTACATCACCCCATGTCAAATCATCATCCCTAAAGACTAGATTATTTCTTCGTTGTCCAATCCTCCCATCAACCATTCATTGCTATCATCGATATCATCCAATGAAATAGGATCAATTTTGTCGCGCAAATCATATCGACGTTTCAATGCCCTGTTATATTTAATGAAGACTAGATCATTCAAACGCTTCTGCGCCAACCTGTTTCTTCTTTTCGAATGAAGctgcaaaaattttaaaatacatttatcCTTCGTGAATTGTTCAAGGTTGGGTTTAAGGTTGGGTTGGGCCTTTTACATTtaagttaatatttaaaaaaaacagagaAGTTGTATTTTCAAAATGCAACTTCTCTGTtactgaatttaaaaaaaaaaggcaaTCTCAGGCGCGCCGAGAGCCCTTCCAAAGCGATCCCAGGCGCGCGCCTGGGCTCGCCTTTGTGAATCGTTGCGCCTGGGATTTCCCTAGGCGCAACGCCCGCGCCTGGTGGCGCCTCTCGCTTTGAGGCGAGAGGCGCTCGCCTTTGACAACTATGGTTGAATGAACAGAAGTCAAACATTGAACAAATCAGAGCTTCAGAGTTGGATGAACAGAAATCAGACTTAGAACAAATCAGAACTTCGAATCAGAACATTTCagaacagaacttatcagacaaACAGATTATAATGATTATAGGCTATCcttgatcttgggctccctctagggccttcccCTGTAAATAggcttcctctggggcctttttccgcattcgggctccctctggggcctccTCCCGCATTCGGGCTCCTTCTGGAGCCTTTTCCCTCACAGGTTTTCCCGATGCACCATTATCAGATTCAAACAGATAACTTATCGTTCGAAGACGAATTGGTTCAACAGAATGACACCAACATAGAACGAAATGGAGAAGCATAAACGAACAAACAGATGGAAAAAACGATTTTGAAGCAACTTGGAATTTCGAAATCATCACTTGTACATAACATTCAGTAGACGAtcgaattttaaaacatatataatctttaaaatatataaacccACTTACCTGAAAGATTGTTCCAAAAATCTTGGAATGTACAAGTGGGAATTTGACACTGAAAAACCAGTCACCTTGCAAAAATGTTTGCGCTTAATTGAACCGTAGGATCTATCTGAATTTTGGATATGTTGCTCCAAACACGTGTAGTatattctgaacggtggagatcaaATTTGGACGTGTAAAACAATGAGCAAAACTTTCTGAAATTGAGCAGAATTTTTGGTACTCGAAAATTACAACTTTTGGAGAGAACTTTTGATGTTATTTTGGTGTGATTTCACTCATTTCTTTGCCACTGTTTATGGGCACCAATGTGACTTTAGGCCTTCCTCCCCTATACCAAAAGTTGCATGGTTTATGGCATTAATCACCAATGTGACTTTAGATCTTCCCCTTCCATATCCAAGGTTGCATGGTTTATGGCATTAATCACCAATGTGATTTTTTACTTTCCCCTTCCATACCAAAGGTTGCATGTAATACATAATACTTTAAAAACCTTCTTCTTTTACATAGCATAGTATATCAGAGTTGGatgaacattttttttatataaaaaactagaattttattataataatgataGAGTTCACACTTCCGTTGTTGGTTCTGTTAATATTGCCCTGGTTTATACGGATGTAGTTTAGGTTTAAATTCCTGTAACAGATTCACCACATCTTTTAGGTTATGTGAACGTTGTTGCACTTTGTTTTACATTTCTACTTTGTAAGGGCTTTAATAAAGTGAGCTTTTGAACCTACAATTTTGTGTTTAGAGTTTGAGAGTACAACCGCTAAATCTTTAAACATGTGGTAAAGACTAAATCGGTAATCGGTATCAATGTTTACCAAAGTTTTTTTTGTTTCCATTTCTGTAGTAGAAGACTTCAGCTTTGAAAACAATTCCTTAATGAAAGTGTTATCATCTTTTAACAGAGAAACAAcctacaaaaaaatcaaacaaaataaatttggTTTACAAAAGAAACATGATATGAAGTGCagaataaatttgaaaatagtcTTACAATTGCATTATTTGAATGAATAATAGAATTAAAATTGACAGTAATGGCTTCATCCAGTGCTCTGGGCCAAACGACATCCTGGAAGAGGCAATTCAAGGTGTAAATGGAATTCATTAACGCAACTACATGGAAAATACGATCTGTATTGACAGGGATACCTTCAGATAACTAACTCTGTAAGTTTGATGTATTTTCGAACGAACTACAGGATCTTTAATAGGTATGACCTGAAACAAGCTCACATTAGTAGAATTGGAAATATAAAGGGACCACTTCAACTCCCAACACCAATTAGCAACATCCTTGTCAGCAGAATTTGCATTATCACTTCTATGTGGTATGGTGGTAGGGTAGGGAAGGCAGATCGGAGAAGTAAGTGAAATTATACCTCTTTAAATACCACATGCTCTTTTAGAAACTTGCGATGTTGAACATGAGGTACCTCCGGATCATCTGTTCAGACAATTTGAAGCAATTCAATTAAACCTAGAAAAAGGTGGCAACCAGAGAGAGAGCCAGGCTAACAATCAA encodes:
- the LOC142536691 gene encoding uncharacterized protein LOC142536691, giving the protein MLSHFSDETYHNADSKLRELPSVELSTLPLILKTVVESGIADQIHVAELILHDQDFFRKLMDLFRMCEDLENIDGLRMIFKIIRGIILLNSPQIFERIFSDELIMDIIGCFEYDPEVPHVQHRKFLKEHVVFKEVIPIKDPVVRSKIHQTYRVSYLKDVVWPRALDEAITVNFNSIIHSNNAIVVSLLKDDNTFIKELFSKLKSSTTEMETKKTLVNIDTDYRFSLYHMFKDLAVVLSNSKHKIVGSKAHFIKALTKIYYTCLEQHIQNSDRSYGSIKRKHFCKVTGFSVSNSHLYIPRFLEQSFSYLFESDNGASGKPVREKAPEGARMREEAPEGARMRKKAPEEAYLQGKALEGAQDQG